The DNA window CAACCGGCCGCGCGCCGCCGCGCTGGCCCCAGGCCCggcgcccgcgcccgcgccgcTGCCGCGCTTCACCCTCAGCTTCGGCCTCAGCCCGCCGCAGAGGGACGCGGAGCCCGGCGCCGAGCCCTGCGCGCGCGCCTGCCGATCCGACCTGGACGAACGCGAGGCGTTCTGTGAGAGCGAATTCGGTGAGCCCGGCCGCCGCGCCGCCGCCCCGCGAGCGTTTCCGAGCCCCAGAGAAGCCCGCCCGCGAGATCCCAGGGCGCCCGACCCGTGCGGGCCGTTTCGCGGTTGCTAAAAACCACCTTCCGGGGGACTGGGAGAGGAGCTCGGGGTAATGCTCTTCTCCAAACTGTTTTTTGGAAACAGCGGTGAACGGGATCGTGCACGACGTGGACGTGCTGGGCGCGGGCATCCGGCTGGTGACTCTGCTGGTGGATCGGGACGGGCTGTACAAGATGAACCGCCTGTATCTCACCCCCGACGGCTTCTTCTTCCGAGTCCACATGTTAGCCCTGGACTCCTCCAGCTGCAATAAGCCGTGTCCAGAGTTTAAACCTGGTATTGAAACGGAGCTGAATGACGCTGCCTATGTACTTTTTACCACCGTTTGTAACGTGGGTGCCACAGCCCGGGCTGTGGATCGCCCAGCTTTTTTTGGGAGGGATGGGGGACAGTGACATGAGTAGGATTTAGACGACAGGTATTATTTCGGCCACTCTGTGACTTGAGCCCTGTCAGTCCCCACCCTCAAGGGTGAGAACAGCAGGGGTTGGCACAAAGCGGTGACTGTACAGAACTGAGTTTAGAAAAGCTGCTTTTTGGGGTGTGTATGTGGGATTGGTGGAATACCCACTCCCACATCTTTCTAGGCATGTGCTCTGGGATAAGGACCTTTGTTCTGTAATGTGGTCCCGCtacatattgctttttttttttttttttttttgagactgagtttcgccctgtcgcccaggctggaaagcagtgggtGCGATCTCGGCGGCAgtgggtgcgatctcagctcactgcaacctccgcctcccgggttcaagtgattctcccgcctcagcctcccaagttgctgggattacaggcatgcgccaccacgccctgctaatttttgtatttttagtagagatggggtttcaccatgttggctaggctgatctcaaacttctgacctcaagagatctgcccgcctcggcctcccggagtgctgggattaaaggcgtgagccaccacaccggcctgGTTGGTTATCTTCTGAAGGTCGCTAGGCTGTTTCCACCAGATGCCTGTAGACTCAGTATCAATTTCAACTTGTGCAGCAAGATAATAGATTGCAGCTTAGGCATTTCTTAAAGGccttacattttctgtttcatggCATTTAAAAGACACTATGAATTAATGTTCTGGTTATTTTGTCCAGGCAGCAGGTATATTGTGATGGGCCACATCTACCATAAGAGACGGCAGCTCCCTACAGCTCTGCTCCAGGTCCTGAGAGGCCGCCTCCGACCAGGGGATGGACTgctgaggagcagcagcagctatGTGAAAAGGTTTAACCGAAAAAGGGAAGGGCAAATTCAAGGTGCAATTCATACCCAATGCATTTGAAACAACCATCCTGGCATTTCTGGACCACAAGAGACTTGGACATCAGCAACAAGACATGAAAGGTCTATCTTCATGTAATGGGTCCTCCTTTAGAAGAGAGGCCGCAGCTACTTTGTGAATGACTTGCATAGTTGCAACTGTAATCTCGAAGGTGTCACTTTGTTATTTACAAGATCTTCTTAAATGGGCTGCTCCTGAGCTCAGTGTAAAGGTTATTTAACTGTAGTGCCAGTGATTTACACAGCTCAGAGAATTGACCTGTCCAGTTAACAGATCACTGCTTCATacgtttttaaattattttaatttaatattctttAGTAGAAATAGtccacaaaaacattttcttgaatttaaatATACAACTTTTATATCATGTATCAAACCAGATTTTATATTCAAactatcacattttaaattctgtCCAGAACAGTAAGCGCACTagtcaaaagacatttatgtttGAAATGTCATTTAGATCAAACACAAGGGTCAAAGCCCAGGCCAAGTATTAAAGTTTTACACTTAAAGAGTACTAAAGGGCCAGTGTGCACATgggtagattaaaaaaataaataaaaaatagtgctAAAGGGCTTACTTCAGGCAAAAGTGTTCCTGATGTACCAAAAAATAAGATATAGTTTATTTTCATGCCTCCCTGCTCCTGATGATGTATGTTTTGTGCTGAACTGGCAGCTATCCCAATGTGAAATGTATTCTGGATGTATCTGATGTCATTTTTCTCTTAAGACCAAGTATAATGTTTGTTTGTAAAGCAGTAAATCTTGCCTTGAAATCAGATCTTGGATGcacctgtttgtttttgttttagcctTATTGAGCCCTAAAGGTTTGagaaaaaggctttttaaaattcattcccCAAACCTTGGAACCACTATTCACCAATGACAGCTCACAAGGAAGtgaattttcaacatttttcagttgttttattttatttatttatttacttattttttattattattatactttaagttctagggtacatgtgcataacgtgcaggtttgttacatatgtatacttgtgccatgttggtgtgctgcaccaatcaactcgtcagtacccatcaactcatcatttacatcaggtataactcccagtgcaatccctcccccctccctttcAGTTGGTTTTAAACAGGtttaattggccaggtgcggtggctcatgccggtaatcccagcactttgggaggctgaggcctgcggatcacctgaggttgggagttcaagaccagcctgaccaacatggagaaaccctgtctctactacaaatacaaaattagccgggcgtggtggtgggcgcctgtaatcccagctacttgggaggctgagacaggagaatcgcttgaaccctggaggtggaggttgcggtgagccgagatcatactactgtactccagcctgggcaacaaaagcaaaactcagtctcaaaaaacaaaaaacaaccaccatAAAAAAAGGTTTAGTCACtaaattaaatattgattttatacTTGAGTCCACAAAAGAGTATTTTTTCGGAAGATCAGGCTGTACTTTATATGAAGCATGGTGAACAGAGACACCACTGATGCATAGATGAAGATGACTGCCTaaagagagacaggaaggaatTTCACTGGAGAGAGAACAGTCTATTTGGCCTCATGGTGATGCACTCAGGAAGCTTAGAATGCGTCCTGACACTGTCCATGGCACACAGTTGTAGCACTGTGCACCTAAAGGACATTCAGGATGGGTCGCTAGGGAATCACAGGATCCAAGAAGCGACAGCCTAACATTACAATATCTGATACTATTATTTGTTCCAATGATGGGGCAGACAGGTAATAAAGGGTTGAGAGGTTCTGAGTGTTCTATGGTAAAGCACTACTGAGGGATTTTTAgagtattttccaaaaataagttTTCTCCAAACTTACAAATTTTACAAGAATTGCTTTTTGGAAATCAGTGGCATTATTACACAAACTATTGGTGATAGAGTATATAGCTAATGAAGACCTCCTGAGTGAGTTTTCTTTAAGATAAAAAACATTAACTCAGGCATAACTCAGGCCAGTCAAATcaaagttgaatttttaaatgtcaaaaggctaggccaggcgtggtggctcacgcctgcaatcccagcactttgggagaccaaggtgggtggatcacaaggtcaggagttcgagaccagcctggacaacatggtgaaatcctatctctactaaaaatataaaaattagccaggcatggtggcagacgcctgtaatcccagctactcggaaggctgaggcagaagaatcgctcaaacctgggaggcagaggttgcagtgagccgagattgtgccattgcactccagcgtgagaaacagaacaagactccctctcaaaaacaaacaaacaaacaaaggctaAGTGGTTATCTCGAATAATGTGGTAGAGACAACTACAAGATGACCAAATAAATTATTGGCTGGATGGTCAGATGTTAAAACAGAGAAAAGTTATAAATAGTTCTggaatatttttttgagacagtcttgctctgtcacccaggctgaagtgcagtgtgtgatctcagctcactgcaaccttcacctcccaggttcaagagattcttctgcctcacactccctagtagctgaggattacagatgcccagcaccatgcctggctaacttttgtatttttagtagagacagcgtttcaccatgttggccaggctggtcttgaactactgacctcaagtgatccaaccccCTCAGCCTGCctaagtgttggaattacaggtgtgaaccactgtgccgggctgatttttaattttagtctgtATCCTGCTGAAACAGCTctagtttaaaagagaaaaaaaggtccAGGTGTGGcaattcatgcctgtaatctcagcactttgcgaggctgaggcaggatcacttgaggccgggagtttgagtccagactgggcgacatagcaagacctcattgctacaaataataaaaaaaattagctaggtgtgctagcatgtgcctgtagtcccagctacttgggaggctgaagtaggaggatggcttgtgcccaggaggtcaaggctgctttgagctgtgccactgcactccagcctgggcaatagagcaagacccagtttccaaaaaaaaaaaaaaaaaaaaaaagaaagaaagaaaaaagaaaaaattaacttttacatAATCCTGAAGCTTAAGTTTAGGGTTTTACTTAGATTGGTTTGATAATAGTCAGTTTCTGGGTAAttctggaaacaaaaaaaaagtgccagAGCTGTGATACCTGTGATACTTGGAGGTCACATAGTTAACATGCACACCTTGGCAAACACATGCAGGCCAGATTCTTAGAAACTTCCTGGCTAAACATTAAGGTCTTCATTCAAGACCAAGTCTGTAAGGAAAGAACGCGGTACAACAGTGGTGGGTGTGGAGGCGCACACCGGAGGCAGTAGAGAACAGGTAATGCCAGGTGAGGCAAAAAGTCAAGAAGACTCACCTTCTCAATAGGCAGTCAGTACCTTGGATAGAATCTTTTAATtttacggatttttttttttttttttttttttcccgagacaaagtcttgctctgtcactcaggctggagtgcagtggcaagatcttggcaacctctgtctccacagtgcaagtgattctcatgtctcaggctcccaaatagctgggatttcaggcatgcgccaacatgcctggctaacttttatacttcttttttgagaaggaatctcactctgtcgcccaggctgaagtgtagtggcgtgatcccagctcactgcaacctctgcctcacgggattaagcgattctcctgccacagcctaccgagtagatgggattacaggcacccaccaccacacccagctaatttttgtatttttagtagagacggggttttgccatgttggtcaggctggtctcaaactcctgacctcgtgatccacccgcctcagcctcccaaagtgctgggattaaggagtgagccaccgcgcccagccagccttctgtacttttagtagagacggggtttggccgtgttgcccaggttggtcttgagcttgTGGCCCCAAGTGaatcacctcggcctcccaaagcgctgggattacaggcattagccactgcgccctgccaatttaatggaaaattttaatgAGCAAATTCACTACAGTTTCTTATCATCTTTTCCTATTGATAGATTTTTCTTAGCAAATGGGTTGGGTTTGTGCCTATGTGCACATATTAACAGTCCGTAAATGGAATACTCACTTGCCTTCAGTAGTAATTCAACAGCATCCCTCCTTCAAATGAAGCTATTACAATTCAAGGGGAAAAAGTACTTGTTTTTCTTTGGGTAGGAAAAGGTCTATAAAACATAtacactgtttatttatttatttgagactgagtcttgctcttgtcacccaggctggagcacagtggcacaatcttggctcactgcaacctctgcctcctgggttcaagtgattctcctgcctcagcctcccgagtagctgggattataggcgcccaccaacgcccggctactttttgtacttttagtggagacagggtttttcgCCAcattggctaggttggtctcgaactcctgaccttgtgatccacccaccttggcctcccaaagtgctgggattacaggcgtgagccactgtgccccacccatAGCTTTTTACAACTACCTTGTAAAGTATCATTTGGCACTGTTAGTCTttctcctgaatttttttttttttttttttttgagacagagtctctctctgtcggccaggctggagtgcagtgacaccatcttggctcactgcaacctctgcctccccggctcaagcaattctcctgcctcagtctcccgagtagctgggattacaggcatgtgccaccacgtctgactaatttttctatttgcagtagagacggggtttcaccatgttgaccaggctggtaactcctgacctcaggtaatccgcctgccttggcctcccaaagtgctgggatgacaggcatgagccactgcgcccggccgaaatcATTTTTAAGTTGACCATGAACACATATAAACAAACACCTAAAAACTGACCCGCCACCTACAATGCATCACCTCAATTTCAGGAAATATTTGAGCAAGCAATAAATCAGGACATTACCATTTTAAGAATATAGCTAATTTCTTTAGTTGAAAATTAGTTGAATTTGGTTCAAATTGGATCAAGCGGTACGATCTTCTGAGAAAATCTTTTAGTATCTCGCTCCAAGTGTCTGGAAGTACCTCAGAATGTTACAAATTATTACAAATACTTCTCAGTTGGCTCTTCCCCCCACCTCCTCAAGTACTTCATTACTTTATCCATGAAATACCACCATTCTCACATTAAGGACAAGAAATCTGAGACCTATGGTAATAGCTTCAATCATGAAGAGTGAAAGCTGTAGTAACCATGTAGCTTTGTCTAACTAAGTGTGCAGAGATCTGAAAGGCCACCCGCTTGGCTCTTGAACATAAAGAAGTAGAGAGTTTGCctaaaggaattaacagaaataGGGAAATAACTTTTATTTGCAGATCTTAGGAAGTCAGATTACAAACAGCAGCAAACCTTAGTGTCTCTAAATAACACTCTAGgccatttgaaatataaaaaggtAATTATTTTACTTCAGAAAAGATCTCCAAAAGctcactttttttgagacaacagtctcactctgtcgcccaggctggagtgcagtggcacagtcttggctcactgcaacctccacctcccgggttcaagccatcctcccacctcagccacctgagtagttgggactaccggTGTGTGCCACTTGTCCAGCTAAATtgttgtacttttagcagagacagggtttcaccatgttggtgaagcagctctctaactcctgacctcaagtgaccccctcacttcagccttccaaagtgctgggattataggggtgagccaccatgcccagccacacttTTATTTAAACCTCCTGAAGAATGTGGATAGGAGAATAAAAGCTTTACCAATAGGAAAATACTTTTTATGAAATGGTTTCTTGGATTGTGAACGTGGCAGGTAAACTATAGCAGGTATTGAAAATACTCTTAGCCAAGGAAATCTATTGAtgcaaattaaatgtatttataagcCCAAGGCCTGGGGCAGAAACATCCTAAGAATATCACAAATGTACAGTTTACTGCCTGGATTATTGGAAGCAAAATAGCTGTATTATGTAGATCTTATTGAACAGCAGAAGCTTGTCAAATATTTCTGCTTGTCACAGAAAAGCAGCTTTTGGAATTCATTATGTTCTATAGGAATGTATggttttcaggctgggcatggtggctcatgtctgtaatcccagcactttgggaggccgaggcaggtggatcacctgaggtcgggagttcgagaccaccccgaccaacatggtgaaaccctgtctctattaaaaatacaaaattagccaggcgtggtggcgcacgcctgtaatcccagctactcaggaggctgaggcaggagaatcatttgaacccgggagacagaggttgtggtgagccaagatggcgccagtgcactccagcctgggcaacaagagtgcaactccatctcaaaaaaaaaaaaaaattaaataaaaaaaaatgtgtttttcaaaaattacttttgaaaGACTAAAGCTCTGTAGTTGATGAAACTATAAAACgtctttatgtatttatatggTGATAGAGACTGTAAAACACTTTATACAATTAAATACACATATTAAATTAACATCTTCCTGGTTTCAGGATTtccataaaatttaccctttttgTACAATTTGGCAAGGCTAACAGCTACAGAAAACATATTAACCAACCAACCATTGCTTCATTAGAAACCACCAAATCCAATGTCAAAAacattactttatttttctaggaTGAAATGTCCTATTACGTACAAAAGAATTGCTGTTTAGAATTTGCCACAATTTGTTAAAAACATAGCAATCTATTGCCTACAGGTAGGAAAGTTCTTGCTGcaacaaattttaaatgattaagcccatatatatttttatatatatatgaataaatagtACAGAAATACTGTGACGTGATGAGATgcagaataattttataattcattaaAATGTAGAATTCTTGCATCAGCACAGTGCATACaataagtaacattttttttaaaaagtaaaaggacaaAATAACCCATATTTAACTACTTCCATCTTAATACTTTAAGCaaaaattttttcatgttttcatattGAGCGATTAGTCTCTTTAGTTTGTAAGCATAGGTTTAAGCGACATCTTTATGTACAAAAAGGAATGGGCTTCATTAGATAAAATTAACCCAGAATAACCTGTACACCTGAGCCTGTAATAAGAAAGAATCGGGAACTGTAGCAACATCTTTCTTTTAAGAAACTGAGGTCTGGGAAAGGTTTTGCATAGCAGGGAaacattaaaaggaaagaaacttttaaaaacagtaattagATAAATCCCAGAAGTTGGTAGGACAAAGCTAGAATGAGTTAGTGCAAAATCTAGTAAAATTTTTGCAAAGCTGCATAATCCAACTATGGCAGATTTTATAGAAGCTATTACCACAATGCAGTGATACAACGTGTAAGAACATTGAAAGGAAAAACATGCAAAACACATCTTCCTCTGTGGTTTCCATTTTCTCGCTACTGTTTACACTACTTTTCCTTACATGGaagaaacaaaccaaccaaccaacagaaaacaaacccaaTCAACAAGTAACACAGACAATGAGTTCATCCACAAAATGCCCTTCATAAAATGTAAGTAGCTGTCTGTAATTGGTAATCTGCCTGGTATCACAGAATGTACAGATGAAGGCAATGTGTATCTTGCCACATTACCTTTTTTGTTAGTATGATCAACTGATGCAACAGGACTAGCACCCCTGAAGATTTTTCTCTGACGTGATGACAATGGACTGGGAATGGTAAAACGAGGGGCCACTGCTGTGCTGGAGAAATCCAGGCACAATTAGATTCTTCTGCCTTTCAGGACCTTGcagccctccctcccccacaaaGGCTTACAGATAATCATTAGCGCACATTCAAAGACACCTCTGTCTGTGGGAGAAAAATtatctccatttattttgtttcatatacaTCCATAGTTGAAttttaatacaaaagaaaaaaattagaatctgACAAATGTTTACAAACAAGATACCTTCAAATAGATTTTACTCGTTTTAGCCTGGTGCGGAGTAATTGACAAATTGTACTGTTTATATTCAAGGCAACAGAGTCTGTAGTCCAGGACCACTTAGCCCAACCTTTATGCAAGCTTCATTTTAATCTACCATGAACAATAAACTCATTGTTGATtcccagttgtgtgtgtgtgcacatgtgtacataGCAGCTCCTTTCATAGAAAGAAAAGACATCTAGAGGTCGTCTTGTACTTTTACCTACAGGAATCATGATAAGATACAGATGATTATATGTAACCGGGGCtggattttataagaaaaaataattagctgacaAATGAGGGCAGCAATAAAAAAGCGTCTTTTttgcaacaataaataaatacagtcaaAAGTTTTCTGTGAGACTCTAAACCAGCTTCTTCACTGAAGAGCAGACGTGGCATTTCCATGGAGTTACACTTGACCCcatagtatctttttttcttgctttctttttctttttttttttcaataaacaaaGTTTTCTCGCTTCTGCCACAATAGTAAAACCATTTGATCTTGACAAGATAATGGTGTCGTtgactttgcttttttcttgtccGTTGGACAAAATTGGCCAAGAATATAATTGGACTGTTATGACCAATAAAAACGAAGTTTAGGTCAAGTCTTGTCAGGATAGCCTGACTAAAAACATCTGGCTCCTTAATTTAAAATAGTTCAGACAACCAGATTCTTGCTGTGTTTTATGTTAGGTTAACACGCTGAACTTTAAGAAGCTGTAGACTGCAGTTTGTTGTTATGAGACCTACAGAATATAGAAAAAAGGGAACAATTAAGCAcccttcatttttgaaaacaatgaTGCTTTATGCGGATGCCAAGGTCAGTCAGTCTGGGAGAAGCAGCCATGTTCTTTCATTCACCCTTGGCAAGCGAATAGAAAAGAACGATTAAGAAATTTTTAACCTATAATATTCAAACTTTTCACTGTACACTAAACATAATAACTCACTGGAAAAagtcaatattaaaatatatatatatatttgtctaaTAAAGATTACAATATTTTCAGCCAACTGGACAAATAGAGGCATTTACAGAAGCATTACCATTGTGgtgaaaggtgtgtgtgtgtgtgtgtgtgtgtgtgtgtttatttacatCGATGAGGGGaatataaagggaaaaatatgcttaaaaaaaaaaaagcaatcttaaaatcacattttttctATTAAAGTCCAGAAAGTCTCCCTTCTAGTTTCACAGTTTTATTCACAACTTTCATTAGTAAACCAAATTACTGTACAGTTACCAGGACTAAGTCAAAGGACTTTATATTGCAATAGCAGATAAATACAGTATTCCAAgagtttacaatttttaaatacattgttcAACATGGCTGCTAGAATAAATGTTTTACCACGATACTAAatctttaacattaaaaaatcatattaactAATCTGACTTTTTGGGGGGCAATTTTGAATTAGGTAATCACGAGGTACAATAAAACAAAGAGTGACCACAACATCCAGTTCTGATTCCAGTTAAAAATTCAGACTAAAGATATCACAAtctgtaagaaaagaaagaatatggatGGTATAAATGATGAATTATAACAAAGTGCAGTAATGAAAAAAATGTGCAAACAATGCTGGAGATCATaaattaaaatgggaaaatatggcAAAGGAAATTCTGGAAATCCATACATAAATCAAGTATCAATAACTGGCTAGTTATGTTTCATTCTGCCTTAAATCTGGAAATTCCCTAAAAAGGCAATAGCAAGTTGCCCTTATACAATTCTTTacattgtaattttgttttgttttgagacaaggtctcgccctgtagcccggtctggagtgcagcggcgcaatcacagctcactgcagtcccaacctccagggctcaggtgatcctcctacctcagcctcctgggtagctgggactacaggcacgtgctaccatgcccggctaattttttcgtattttttgtagagatggggattccccatgttgcccaggctggtctcaaactcctgggctcaagcgaactGCCTgctttggcttctcaaagtgttggtatcacaggcgtgtgccactgtgcacagcctaatttgtttatttaagcAGAATTGAGCAAACTTCTCCATTCAGCTCCCATGTGCTTTAATGAAAATTATGTCAACTTGAGTATATTAAAAAGCTACATAAAATAACCAGGTGGCAAGAAGCCATCATAAGTGGCCCCTTCACTGTGCAGGCCCAGCCTAGGCCTCCATCTCTCCTTTACCAAGTTCCCTTTGTCTTGCCTACAGGCCCCAGGACCTCCAGGCAATTTCCTCTCCTTCATCAGCAGTTACCAGCAGTCATCCTCTGGGTTCTGCCAGCAAGCTGGCACCAGGGTAGGATTCTCACCCCTTGGCTTCTACCTCACAGATACCACCAAAGgcctttccaatttaaaaaagcaattttagAAACTGAACTAGAGGAATAACCACGATGCACAAATCAAAAAGCATAGAGGGGCTTATAATGAGAAGTTGTGCTCCTCTGTCCTACCTTAACTCCATCTGAAATCCAGGCTGGCTCCCTATGATCAATTCCTTTGACTTTTCAGTTCTCTGGgtagatttccttctttttgagacggagtctcaatgttgcccaggctgcaatgcagtggcgggatctctgctcactgcaaacttctcctcccgggttcaaatgattctcctgcctcagcctccccagtaggtgggattacaggtgcctgtccccaggcccagctaatttttgtatttttagtagagacgaggttttatcatgttggccaggttggtcttgaatccctgacctcaagtagtgatccacgcacctcagcctcccaaagtgttaggattacaggcataagctaccacacccagcctgagtaggggttttttttttttttttttgagtctcgctcttgtcacctgggctggagtagtGGTACgatctgcaacctccgcctcccaggttcaactgattctcctgtctcagcctcccaagtagctgagacttacagatgtgcaccaccatgcctagctaatttttttatttttagtgtagacagggttttaccacgttggccaggctggtctcaaactcctgaccttaggtgatccgcctgcctcggccttccaaagtgctgggattatagtcatgagccaccaccacacccggccagggtAGATTTCTTATACAGCTATTTCTTGTTTTATCAACTTTTGTTTAAGCCCTGCTATGGCAATGAGAACCAAGCTCACTTAACCATTTTCTCACCTCCCTTTTTGAGTCCCGAGTTTTATTtccctataatttaaaaattatataattctatGCTTTGTCTATAGGGCGATTCTAAAAGTTGAAAATcaatgtcattatttttattatttttgagatggagttttgctcttgtggcccaggctggagtgcagtggcgcggttttggtgcactgcaacctccacctcccaggtccaagtgattgtctcagcctcctgcgtagctgggattacaggcatgtgccaccacacctaatttttgtatttttagtagcgacggggtttcagcatgttggtcaggctgttctcaactcctgacctcagatgatccacacaccctggccttccaaagcactgggattacaggtgtgagccaccgtgcctggcccaatgttactatgaaaatgtaaatatttttctctgtagcaTCTAGTCCTTTGCTAAtagggctctttttttttttttttttttttttttgagacagggtcttattgtgtcgtccaggctagagtgcagtggcatgaacatggctcactgcagcatctacctcctgggctcaatcctcccacttcagcctctgaagtag is part of the Chlorocebus sabaeus isolate Y175 chromosome 16, mChlSab1.0.hap1, whole genome shotgun sequence genome and encodes:
- the C16H17orf58 gene encoding UPF0450 protein C17orf58 homolog → MTARAFWLLCLIVGSSPEAPVAERKTSPPHSRKPDSRGFPSTEETPGPRAQPLPEAPRRPRAAEDAPAARPWPDPRRRKPPPLADNQASFREAARAPAGPPGPRLAQAENRASPRRGPAPEDAPRRARSRALRFPAARPPARAAEGSAGHAHPNRPRAAALAPGPAPAPAPLPRFTLSFGLSPPQRDAEPGAEPCARACRSDLDEREAFCESEFAVNGIVHDVDVLGAGIRLVTLLVDRDGLYKMNRLYLTPDGFFFRVHMLALDSSSCNKPCPEFKPGSRYIVMGHIYHKRRQLPTALLQVLRGRLRPGDGLLRSSSSYVKRFNRKREGQIQGAIHTQCI